The proteins below come from a single Malus domestica chromosome 03, GDT2T_hap1 genomic window:
- the LOC103432467 gene encoding methyl-CpG-binding domain-containing protein 4-like, whose protein sequence is MDGQTPKTSSSKKPNVAKSSIDVYAAQCDQCKKWRVIHSEEEYEEIRSKISTEPFYCNKKSGVTCDDAADIEYSASRTWVIDKPDLPKTPEGFRRHLVARKDYSKLDTYYITPKGKRLRSRNEMAAFLKQNRKYEGLSASDFDFAPPKVMEDTVPEIFSKRGSDSVRKKIKMTKNEDKSADITGEEDFE, encoded by the exons ATGGACGGCCAAACCCCCAAAACGTCGTCGTCCAAG AAACCAAATGTAGCGAAAAGTTCGATTGATGTATATGCTGCGCAGTGTGACCAATGCAAGAAATGGAGAGTGATTCATTCTGAAGAAGAGTACGAGGAAATCAGGAGCAAAATCAGCACGGAACCCTTTTATTGCAACAAAAAATCTGGTGTGACTTGTGACGATGCTGCCGATATTGAGTACAGTGCTAGCAGGACCTGGGTCATTGATAAGCCTGATCTTCCGAAGACCCCGGAAGGTTTCAGGAGACATTTGGTGGCTAGAAAAGATTATTCCAAACTGGATACgtattatattacacccaaggGAAAAAGACTCAGATCCAGAAATGAGATGGCAgcatttttaaaacaaaaccgTAAGTATGAAGGCTTATCCGCTTCAGATTTCGACTTCGCACCCCCAAAGGTAATGGAAGACACCGTTCCTGAGATCTTCAGTAAAAGGGGCTCTGATAGCGTccgcaaaaaaattaaaatgacaaaGAATGAGGATAAGAGTGCTGATATCACTGGTGAAGAAGATTTCGAGTAG